AAATGTTCAATCAATCACGATCTGTTATGATTCCGATAATGCAGGTATTGAAGCCGCATACCGGGCTGCAAATCTGCTAATGGAAGCAGGATGCCAGATCAGAGTGGCGCTCATGCCTGACGGATATGATCCGGATGATTATATTAATGAGTTCGGAGAAGAAAAATTTCGTCATGATGTAATCGAGTCCAGCATAACCTTTATGGCATTTAAGATGCTTTATCTCCGCAGGGGGAAAAGGCTTCAAAATGAAGGAGATCGTCTCCTTTATATCGAAGAGGTATTAAAGGAGATCAGCCAGCTGGATAAAGCGGTCGAAAGAGATCATTATCTGCGCCAGCTTGCGAATGAATTCTCACTTTCTCTGGAAGCCTTGAAAGAGCAGCAAAAACAGGTCTATTATACGGAGAAGCGAAGGAACACCCATAAAGGGAAAGGTGCTTTCGAACCTCAAAAAAGGCTTCAAACACCAAAAAGGGCTGACAGTCTTAAACCCGCCTACCATACAGCGGAGAGAAGGCTAATCGCCCACATGCTCAGGAATAGTGACATAGCATTTAAAGTTCAAGATATGCTTCAGGGAAATACATTTAACATCGATGAACACCAGGCAATTATTACCTATCTTTTAGGTTTCTACGAAAAAGGCCATACGCCTGATCCGAGTGCATTTATAAATTTTATAAAAGATGAAAAGCTTAAGCGAATTGTGGTGGATATAGAAATGATGTCCATTAACGATGAAATAAGCGAACAGGAATTATCAGATTATCTTAAACAGGTGTTGAATTATCAAAAGATGTTAAAAATAAAGGAAAAACTAAATGAAGAAAAAGAAGCAGAACGACAAAAGGATTATGCTAAAGCGGCTTTAATCGCAATGGAGATCCTTCATTTGCGAAAGTCACTATAAGAAGGCCTTGTGCCTCAAATAAATGTTTCTGGGGATTAGGCGTCTCCTAAGGAATAGTCCCATTTGCAAGATGTATTAAGAATGTGTTTGATTTTTGGAAGGAGGGGGACATATGGCTGAAAAGTCGGCCCGTTCAAAAGAGGTTGATACAGAGTTGACCCTTGAACAAGTGAAAGATCAATTAGTTGAAATAGGAAAAAAGACAGGTGTCCTTGCCTATGATGATATAGCAGAAAGATTGTCTCAATTTGAAGTCGATTCCCACCAGATGGATGAATTCTATGAATTCCTCGGAGATCAGGGTGTTGAATTAGTCGGAGACAATGAAAATGAAGATCCAAATGTTCAGGAGCTTGCAAAAAATGAAGAGGAATTTGACCTTAATGATTTAAGTGTCCCTCCGGGTGTGAAAATTAATGATCCTGTCCGTATGTACCTAAAAGAGATTGGGCGTGTTGATTTACTCTCTGCAGAGGAAGAAATCGCACTTGCCAATCGAATTGAGGAAGGCGATGAAGAAGCAAAAAGACGTCTCGCAGAAGCTAACCTCCGATTGGTTGTAAGTATTGCTAAAAGGTATGTGGGACGCGGAATGCTATTCCTTGACCTTATTCAGGAAGGAAATATGGGACTGATAAAAGCGGTTGAAAAATTCGACTACCGCAAAGGATTTAAGTTCAGTACGTATGCAACATGGTGGATCCGCCAGGCCATCACAAGAGCAATTGCTGACCAGGCCCGTACAATTCGTATTCCTGTCCATATGGTTGAAACCATCAATAAGTTGATCCGTGTCCAGCGTCAGCTTCTTCAGGATCTTGGCCGCGAACCAACACCAGAAGAAATTGCTGAAGATATGGATTTAACTCCAGATAAAGTAAGAGAAATTCTTAAGATTGCACAGGAACCTGTTTCATTAGAAACACCTATTGGTGAGGAGGATGACTCTCACTTAGGTGACTTTATTGAAGATCAGGATGCCACTTCTCCATCAGAGCATGCGGCATATGAACTCCTTAAGGAACAGCTTGAAGATGTTCTTGACACACTTACTGACCGGGAAGAAAATGTTCTTCGTCTTCGATTCGGACTGGACGACGGCCGAACCAGGACTTTAGAAGAAGTTGGCAAGGTATTTGGCGTTACCCGGGAGCGTATACGTCAAATTGAAGCCAAAGCCTTAAGAAAACTGCGTCATCCCAGCAGAAGCAAGCGTTTAAAAGACTTCTTAGAATAAAAAAGAATTGCCAGTGGATAGTTTACTTCTTAAAATGGAAGTAAACTATTTTTTTGACTGGATGTGCTTTGGTTGGATGAAAACAGAAAAAAGGTCATTGTTAACGAACTTCTGTATTGGAAGAAAAGCCGAATGCTCCCTGATCGATATTGTGACTACCTGCTGGCTCTTTATACGGAAGGAAGTCAGCCGAAGGAAATAAAAAAGCATAAAAGTGTAATGGGTCTGTATCTGGCCAATCTTATTTTCTTGCTGCTTATTCCAATTTCTGCTTTATTAATTTATTTTACTGAATTGTCTATTATTTTGCAAACTGCCATTTTGTTTCTTTTTATTTTCACGTGTATATTCTTTGTTTTTTATTTTTTCAGGAAAGCAAAATTAATGCATATTCCCATCATATCAGCAGCATTGAATTTACTGATGGGATCTGTTGCACTAGTATCGGAGGTATATCGCGAAAACCAGAAAGCTCTCTATGCTGCCCTAGTAATTAATTGTGTTCTTTGGCTGTTTGCGGGTTTGAAATTGAAGTTTCAATATTTATGGATTTCCGGGGCGCTAGGATGCTTTTTAATAGTTATTTCTATATTCGTATAATAAAATATTTTAAAAAGTTTTTAAATGTTGAGAAAACTCTTGCATCCCTTATATAATAGTAATGAAAGCGTATACAACAACTTTTGTGTTTAAGGGGGATGTAAATGAATTTTGATTTGACGGCCGAACAGAATATGATCTATAAAACCATAAGGGAATTTGCTCAGGAAGAAGTGGCACCGGGGGCTTTGGAAAGAGACCGTACAAAAGAATTCCCGATAGAAGTTTTTAAAAAAATGGCGGATCTTGGTTTAATGGGACTTCCTTTCCCTGAAGAATATGGTGGGGCAGGGGCAGATACTGTAAGTTTCGCTATTGTAACAGAAGAATTGAGCAGAGCGTGCGCTTCTACCGGAATCACTTACTCAGCGCATATTTCTCTTGGCGGAGCACCGCTTTATTTATTTGGAACTGAAGAGCAGAAGCGAAAATATCTGGTGCCAATTTGTACAGGTGAGTCGTTTGGAGCTTTCGGTCTGACAGAACCAAATGCAGGCTCTGATGCAGGCGGTACGAGAACAACAGCCGTAGAAAAAGATGGAGAATATATCATTAACGGAAATAAGTGTTTCATTACAAATGCAAGCTATGCTAAGCATTTAGCATTGACTGCTGTCACCGGTGAAAAGGATGGCAAAAAAGAAATAAGCGCAATTATTGTTCCAACGGATGCAGAAGGATTTACTGTGATCGATAATTACGAAAAGATGGGACTCAATTCATCAAATACTACTGAACTTGTCCTTGAAGACGTACGCGTTCCGACTGAGCACTTGCTCGGCAAAAAAGGAGAGGGCTTTAAACAATTTTTAATTACTTTGGATGGAGGGCGTATTGGAATTGGAGCTATGGCTCTGGGAATAGCGCAGGCTGCCTATGACAAGGCACTCCAGTATGCAAAGGAACGCAAGCAGTTTGGCCGTTCATTATCAGATTTTCAGGCTATTCAATTTAAACTTGCAGATATGGCAATGAAAATTGAACTGGCAAGGAATATGGTTTACAAAGCTGCATGGCTGAAAGACCAGGGCAGACCTTTCGCAAAAGAAGCATCCATGTGCAAGCTCTATGCTTCTGAAATCTGTATGGAAATCGCTGATCAGGCCGTCCAAATCCACGGAGGATACGGCTATATGAAAGACTACCATGTAGAACGCTACATGAGAGACGGAAAGCTCACAGAAATAGGTGAAGGTACCTCAGAAGTACAAAGAATGGTCATTGCACGCCTTATTGGGTGCTAAATTTATTATGAATCCAATAATAGGAAGGACAAAAACTCCACCCTCAGGATGGAGTTTTTGTCCATTTTATGAACAAGATTTGACAAAGTTTACAATAGGGCTTTTCCTTCTGACTTTTTTAAAGTAAAATAGAGATTGTTTGTATACTTACTTAAACTGAATGTGCTTACATAAGGGAGGTTA
This window of the Cytobacillus pseudoceanisediminis genome carries:
- the dnaG gene encoding DNA primase produces the protein MAERIAEEKVNEIRQAVDIVDVIGDYIQLNKQGRNYFGLCPFHGENTPSFSVSPEKQIYHCFGCGAGGNAFSFLMELEGYSFQEAALKLAEKGNVKLEIDAASAASAKSMPVDLQQMMEAHELLRKFYHHLLVNTKDGQHALEYLLNRGFTMESIEKFQIGYSLKSWDFVFKFLTKRKFPADVMERAGLIIKREKDGNYFDRFRDRIMFPIFDRSGNTIAFSGRSLGDDEPKYLNSPETVIFNKSKTLYNFHLARPQIKKLQRAVLFEGFADVIAADRAGVGNGVGTMGTALTEEHVASLRRNVQSITICYDSDNAGIEAAYRAANLLMEAGCQIRVALMPDGYDPDDYINEFGEEKFRHDVIESSITFMAFKMLYLRRGKRLQNEGDRLLYIEEVLKEISQLDKAVERDHYLRQLANEFSLSLEALKEQQKQVYYTEKRRNTHKGKGAFEPQKRLQTPKRADSLKPAYHTAERRLIAHMLRNSDIAFKVQDMLQGNTFNIDEHQAIITYLLGFYEKGHTPDPSAFINFIKDEKLKRIVVDIEMMSINDEISEQELSDYLKQVLNYQKMLKIKEKLNEEKEAERQKDYAKAALIAMEILHLRKSL
- the rpoD gene encoding RNA polymerase sigma factor RpoD; translated protein: MAEKSARSKEVDTELTLEQVKDQLVEIGKKTGVLAYDDIAERLSQFEVDSHQMDEFYEFLGDQGVELVGDNENEDPNVQELAKNEEEFDLNDLSVPPGVKINDPVRMYLKEIGRVDLLSAEEEIALANRIEEGDEEAKRRLAEANLRLVVSIAKRYVGRGMLFLDLIQEGNMGLIKAVEKFDYRKGFKFSTYATWWIRQAITRAIADQARTIRIPVHMVETINKLIRVQRQLLQDLGREPTPEEIAEDMDLTPDKVREILKIAQEPVSLETPIGEEDDSHLGDFIEDQDATSPSEHAAYELLKEQLEDVLDTLTDREENVLRLRFGLDDGRTRTLEEVGKVFGVTRERIRQIEAKALRKLRHPSRSKRLKDFLE
- a CDS encoding acyl-CoA dehydrogenase; the encoded protein is MNFDLTAEQNMIYKTIREFAQEEVAPGALERDRTKEFPIEVFKKMADLGLMGLPFPEEYGGAGADTVSFAIVTEELSRACASTGITYSAHISLGGAPLYLFGTEEQKRKYLVPICTGESFGAFGLTEPNAGSDAGGTRTTAVEKDGEYIINGNKCFITNASYAKHLALTAVTGEKDGKKEISAIIVPTDAEGFTVIDNYEKMGLNSSNTTELVLEDVRVPTEHLLGKKGEGFKQFLITLDGGRIGIGAMALGIAQAAYDKALQYAKERKQFGRSLSDFQAIQFKLADMAMKIELARNMVYKAAWLKDQGRPFAKEASMCKLYASEICMEIADQAVQIHGGYGYMKDYHVERYMRDGKLTEIGEGTSEVQRMVIARLIGC